In Humulus lupulus chromosome 6, drHumLupu1.1, whole genome shotgun sequence, a single genomic region encodes these proteins:
- the LOC133785448 gene encoding uncharacterized protein LOC133785448 — protein sequence MDNIGSLAMLFGMRCIWESMHPNSRQLYKFFDTEHLSIGNDESKNYTVDLIAKWMMTMDRRGQIYFIPWIVDRHWMLVLVMMRGMTIILDPLKNHKSPPIITKVKEK from the exons atggataatattggatccttagctatgctgtttggtatgag atgcatttgggaaagcatgcacccaaattcacggcaattatataaattttttgacaccgaacatctttctattggcaatgatgaaagtaaaaactatacggtggatcttatagccaaatggatgatgactatggatagacgaggccaaatatatttcattccttggattgttga tcgacattggatgttggtgctcgtgatgatgcgggggatgaccataattttggaccctttaaaaaatcataaatctccaccaataattacgAAGGTTAAggaaaagtaa
- the LOC133785449 gene encoding uncharacterized protein LOC133785449, producing the protein MKKLDALHYKIVETLCNLEMFFPPSFFDIMIHLMVHLVREAKLCGPVWARWMYPFERSMKVLKSYVRNHYRPEASMVECYISEEAVEFCSEYMSGVEAIGISKPRNNSDGVDKGLRGNGTVTTVSRAELDQAQLVVLQNNPEIQSYIIDHIELLRSMIPNKIKNKQKWVIDEHNKTFCQWLKNTILTKLGEKNHGLSTELKRISLGASIDVIKHQAYIVEGKRFHTKSRDDARLVQNSGVSVVAEAMHFASAKDNNPISGTMTYYGVVEEIWELDYSLFRIPLLKCSWVDNNTGVKTDELGFTLVDLSKKGSKNDPFIMASQAKQEHDNESDSDDRDYLRTDIEEGIWVDYGE; encoded by the exons atgaaaaaattggatgcattACATTataagatagtggaaactctatgcaaccttgaaatgttttttccgccatccttctttgacattatgattcatttaatggttcatctagtaagggaagccaagttgtgtggaccagtttgggcgagatggatgtatccatttgaaagaagtatgaaggtgttgaaaagttatgtgcgtaatcattatcgtcctgaagctagtatggttgaatgttatatatcggaagaggcagtagaattttgctcagaatacatgagtggggttgaagcaatcggaatcagcaaaccacgaaataactcagatggagttgataaaggactacgagGGAATGGAACAGTGACCACCGTGTCTagggcagaattagatcaagctcaattagttgtgttgcaaaataatcctgagattcaatcatatataat tgatcacatagagttattacggtcgatgattccaaacaagattaaaaataaacaaaaatgggttatagatgagcataataaaacgttttgccagtggctgaagaatacaattttgacgaagttgggagaaaaaaatcatggactgtcgactgagttgaagcgcatatctcttggagcaagcattgatgtaataaagcatcaagcttacattgttgaagggaaacgatttcatactaagtcaagagatgatgctcgactggttcaaaatagtggagtaagtgtaGTCGCAGAAGCTATGCATTTTGCCAGTGCAAAAGATAATAACCCAATTTCAGGCACAATGACATACTacggggttgttgaagaaatatgggagctagattattcattatttcgtattcctcttcttaaatgttcttgggtagacaacaatactggagttaaaactgacgaacttggattcactctggTTGATTTAAGCAAGAAGGGAAGCAAGAACGATCCTTTTATCATGGCTTCCCAAGcgaaacaa GAACATGATAATGAAAGCGATAGCGATGATCGTGATTATCTTAGAACCGACATCGAAGAAGGAATATGGGTCGATT ATGGCGAATAA
- the LOC133784192 gene encoding uncharacterized protein LOC133784192 yields MFGKKHKTMTAREEIARLKAEIEELKRHKFSTEEELAQNEEYNEENDECGYYDEGQFDEGQYYENTSDEVYRPAPNADDHFHQTEDYPFDEDDGSSIYESPPPPSYEVYLCSNNIDNVVAKGVLIVPNMGSQITVHGNVLDDSVARVWLIDVLQEEAEIPIPFGNV; encoded by the coding sequence atgtttggaaaaaaacataaaacaatgactgcaagagaggagattgctcgactaaaagctgagattgaagagctaaaaagacataaatttagcacagaagaggaattagctcaaaatgaaGAATATAATGAGGAAAACGATGAGTGTGGATACTACGATGAAGGGCAATTtgatgagggacaatattatgagaatacaagtgatgaagtctatcgacctgcccccaacgcagatgatcattttcatcaaaccgaagactatccttttgatgaagatgatggatcatcaatttatgagtctccGCCACCACCGAGCTATGAAGTTTATTTGTGTTCTAATAATATTGACAATGTGGTGGCTAAGGGTGTActcattgtaccaaacatgggtagccaaattaccgtccatggaaatgtacttgatgattcagttgcgagggtttggcttatagatgtcttacaagaagaagctgagatccctattccctttggtaacGTATGA